tatttttagtatGTTGgtttctaataatttttttaaataaaaaacacctCTATAACCAAAAGTTAGCGGTACCTTGAATTGCCAACTAATTTATTGAGCTTTTACCAGGAAGAAAGTGTTCTTTAGGCAGACTTCAGATTTTGTTGCTGTATAAAGTGAGCTAACATAAAAGGTTGGGGATGGATGCTAATCCATACTTTTTCTAGCATATTGgtgatattttgaaaataattctcaTTGCATATGACTTACTGTCGTGGTAAAACAtagtgtatttttatgtatgcaATACAATTGGTATATTTatgttaaatttaatttattatttatttttaggctGAAAAActtatacttttttcttctatttgatTGACTTTCCAAATACCACTTTGTCCTTAGTTCttctaataaaatattcttcacCCCTGCTTTACAGAAATTAGTCACAGACTCTACACACTTCATAGCTTCAAACAGAGTTCTCACATAGAGTACAGAGAGCACTTAAACTACAAGGATTCATAAACTGAATggaaagctgtaattttttaaaaaataatacagtacaACATCCTTGTCATGCCATCTAGTGATCACAGCACAAAGTGCAGCGACTTAAATGCAGAGCAAACATTTTTGGTGTTTACTATTTTAAGTAATAGTGTGAAAGATTGCATTattgatcttttaaaaaaatagtttcctaCATTTTTGACTTGTATCCAATGGATATGCTCCTGTGCTTACAGAAACAACTATTATAGTTGTGTCTTATGAAATTGACAACACAAATCTCATGAAAACATTTATCAGTCAGCTGTAATCTGATATTTTACTACCCAGAAGACTTTTTTACCCTCTCAGGAACTGCTAAGTGGCagataagttaaaaaaaaaaataattaaatgctgCAGCTTATGAGGGAGTGTGATGAAGAACAATAATATCAAATTTGCAGATGGTAATGGCAGCAGGGATAGCTACCAGTCTGCTGTTTTGTCCTGTGTTTATGTGAATTCATAGTCCTATGAAGTGTGATTAGTGATCTCAAATATAGGTCAGATATTGTATCAAGCAATAAAATTCCTAACATTTTCCCCATTCTTTCcacagcaggaataaaaaaagatatagaAAAGCTTTATGAAGCAGTGCCACAGCTTGTGAATGTGttcaaaattaaggaaaaaattggAGAAggtaaatgttttattttagtgtgCTTAGACTTGGATTTCTTTTGGTATTTCTAACTTAAAAGGTATAAATCCTAAGATCACAATATATGCAATTTAAGCCAGATGCCTTTTGGATTTACTGCTTGGTCTCTGTAGGAATTCTGGTATGTTTTTGAGCTTATAGGTTTGTTAGTTAGGGGCCTTTTCAAGATAATTCATTGAAGATCTGGTATATGAAAGCCTTTCAAAAACTAGCATTCCAGTTTTGACAACTAAAAATTTTTGAGGTAGATTCAAGTAAATAGGTCTTAACACTccattctgtttctcttttacaCAAGGAATCTATTTATATGCAGCTGCATTTTGACATATTTAACTGGTGTTCCTTAAGTTGGCTTTGTTCCCACTGAAACCGGGTGGGCAGAATTGGAGGAGGAAACTGAACGATTATAgctatattattaaaaaaacataaattaagACACACGGTATCACATTCTAGAACACTTGTATATACCTCACCTTCAACAGATACCCTCAATAAATGTTAGATGTGACTATAAATAGATTCTTAGGTACTTCTGAGTGTAGGATTTCAGCACTTTTTGGTGCACAAAAAGGTTTGatctctgaaatgctttgtgACGTTCCACACTTTTAAACAAAGGTGTTGATGAGAAGCTGATTGTTTTATGGCTGTTCTGTGGTGGAATACCTGTGATGGCAGGCTAGATGGCTAAAAGtttttgtctcaaaaaaaaaaaaagccctcccCAAAATCCCAGCTCCATTTACGACAGCAatacacaattttaaaaacaaaaaggagttCTGCCTGTTATAAAAAGAGATAGTGTAATTAAACAGAATTGCTGGTTAGGAATAGCACTCTGATTTTGCTCATGGGAGCAAccaacacttttaaaaaaggcCACTTGCAGTTCTGCAGCATTGAGAAAACAAGCTCCAACTTGGGATTCCACTCTGGAGACACTTCTGCTTTAGCAGTTCTCACCACCAAAAATAATGTCTTAGGTGAACTTGGTAACCCTTTGTTGCTATAATAAATTCTACTGAATGTATGGGActctagatttttttgttgttgttatgaCTGCAAGAAGTATTTAGTGGTTTTGCTGCCATTTTGATGTATGTAGGCGCACTTACAGACTGCTGAATTAGCATGATGCAAATGCAACACTTAAAATGTAGTCAAAAGTGATTTGCACTGTTTATTCATATGGAAGAATGCTTCAACTTGTATGTTCAGGTATTTTGGATCATTAGGATAAATTAACCCCCAAGAAGTATATTATAATACCCTTAAATTGAGGTGGGTGGGTTAAGTGTATCATATAGTCTGCATGCTCCCTTTTTCAAATGAATCTTTCGTGTTCTGTCTATGTAGTAATGCTCTGGGCAGACAAATAGTAAAGTTACATATCACGTGAGAAGTCTTACTTTGTAGATAAGGTAGCAGAattaagagaaataaagcaatttCAGAAGTGTGTTGAATAGTAAAGGCAGTGCTTTCCAGATTAGCATTATATAGCCCACTTACATTGTAGGGAGAGAAGAGTTATATGTCAGATGAAAGCAAGCTACCtaaacaagaaagcaaatcaAAGATAGGAGATCTGCATTCAGAGAGAGCTCTGTGTCCCAGGCAAGTTAGACAGtgttacatttgcattttttactgACATAAAAAACTTGTATACAAGACCACTGACTTGAGTAGCAGAAAAAAGgaactgcatttttctcttccagaatCTGCTTTTGATGTAGTATCAAGTGTACTGCAGCATTGTGAACAGTAAGATCActactttaaaaatctgaattgacctaattaaaaatgctgaagacagtgctttcctcccttctttACAGGTACTTTTAGTTCTGTTTACTTGGCCACAGCACAACTACAGACaggacatgaggaaaaaatggcTCTGAAACACTTGCTTCCAACCAGCCACCCTCTGCGAATTGCTGCTGAACTTCAGTGCCTCACAGTAGCAGGgtacataaacaaaaaaattatgggTGTCTTGACTAAACTGCTGAACATTGTTCATTGTTCTcactgttttttatttatttatttaaagttttgaCACTTcgtctgcttttttttttaaccacagaaATGTGTATTCTTTTTATCAAGAGCAAATAGGAAATGGAGTGTCTTACCTGTAATGGATGCCCTTTTCCGCTAGTCTCAGTTTGTGGGTGGTTCTGCATTTTCCATCTGAGAAGTTATATGATGTATCTCTATGATAAAAATTCcagttctgaaatgcaaataatgaaagtgaaaaaataatctcttcgtcagaaaatgtggttttaagAATGAATTCTCATTGCCAGGTGTGCTGAATAGTACCTTCTTATAGTAATCGGTATCATGAAGGTTAGGTCCTACATTTAATTACAGCAGTAACTACAAGCCACGGCCCCACAATCCGTGGAGCGCTCATTGCAAATTGCGGAACTCAGATGGAACATAGCAGTGAGTGGCAACAACATAATTACTGACCGCTGATAAGCCTACTGTCAAAATATAAATCAGATTATGAAAGAAAAGCCTGACTgaagtttttaagaaataaaggaaaataagcatCAATCTTCTGCTCTTTATTCAGTTACGTTACTTTTCGTCTAGGGGACAAGATAACGTTATGGGAGTTAAATACTGCTTTAGGAAAAATGATCATGTGGTTATTGTTATGCCTTATCTGGAACATGAATCCTTCTTGGTGAGTCCCAGACTTTTTATGTGTAGTagaactttttaattaaaaacagttaCCTAATTACAGTATCCAAATAATCTTTCAGGACATCTTGAATTCTCTTTCCTTTGAAGAAGTGAGGGAATACATGtttaatctgtttaaagcaTTGAGGCGCATTCATCACTTTGGTATTGTTCACCGTGACGTCAAGCCCAGTAACTTCCTCTACAACAGGCAGCTAAAAGAGTAAGTCTGTGCAGCTGACTGCACGGTGATCTCATCTGGGGGGGCGTGCCTTGGCAGAACAGAGTCAAATTagatttttagattatttttttttcccttccatctGCATAACATGTGCTTAAGTAATAAAGCTAAAGAAGATTTGggtttttgtatttctgtgtttagGGATTTGAGGAGGGAAAGAATTTTGGTTTTCCATACAATATAATATCTGCCTCATAGGGTGACaagtacctgaaaaaaaatatgaagatttTACTATTGAGTAAAAGAACTATATTTTTGAAtaagaatgggaaaaataaaagtcagtattttttaaataagaaatttaaTAGTGACTTGTGGTGCATAAACTGATACTTGTAAATTTTTACTTGTGCATAGAGTAAAACTTGATACAGAAAAGATCGCTGGATTTGGGCTGTTCTCGCCTTACATTGAATTCACCTTTATAACTAGTAGGGCTGGGTTTTTTGCCTGCAAGTTATAATGTTTAAAGACTGTAAAAAGTGAGGTACCGCTTTTTTGTAAAGAGCTGAAATGGGTGGAGTAAGGTACAGTTTCGGTGCTGGCAGCCCTATGGCTGTATGGGTGAGTGGTGTGCTAGGCGCAGCTgagacactgaggtgctggagcgtgtccagagaacaacaaagctggggaagggtctggagcacaagtcttatgaggagcggctgagggaactgggggtgttcagcctggagaaaaggaggctcaggggggatcttacTGCTTTCTACAACTGCCTCCAAagaggttgtagtgaggtgggtgtcgGTCTCTTCACCCAAGTAATGAGGGATGGGACAAGAGAAACAGTTGCAAGTTGgaccaggggaggtttaggctgggtattaggaaaactttgtttttttgacagaaagggtggtcaagcattggaacaggctgcccggggaagcagttgagtcaccatccctcGGGGTGTTTAAAAGACGCATAGATGTCCTGCTCAGGGAGATGGTTTAGtgggacttggcagtgctgggttaacagttggacttggtTGTCTTAAcggtcttttccaaactaaatgataCTATTCACTGGAAGTTTGTAGGGGagatttgattatattttgcCAAACAAGCAGCTTAAAAATTTGAGAAATACtggtggtgtggttttggtatttgggtttttttttcaatttgtcaAAATGAATTTGTATTGTTGTTTTgctctttcagtatttttgaacCTTAATTGCTGCTCTGGGTGTGGAGGCTGTGGAGCTGAGTTTGAGACCCAGAGACAGGTGGATTGGCTCTGTACTGGCTGTAGCAAAAAGATCATTCTTTTAAAGACAGATCTGAAGCGTGAGCTAATGTAGTCTTGCCTGTTTGAAGACTAAGTAAATTCCAATAGTATTGCTTGAAGTCTGGCAAAACTCTCAGCATTGTTAGGCTTGTCTGTCTTTGTTGCTACATTTGTGCTCTGCCCATGGGAATCCTGCAAGGGTCAAGTCACTTGTACTTGACCACTGGGTGAAGGTTTGGACCTGTAGGATTAGAAGAACCCCAGAAAGGAATTgctgggaatatttttttaaccattgGAGAAAGTATGCACTTGAGAAGGTTTTGGGACAATAAACAGTGAAATAAGATGAGTATAGGGTAAACACATTGGGGGGTAAGTAAGATGGgacaagaggaggaggaggaggaaaatagGGCTGTGACGCTGGCAACAGTACAGATAAGCAACATATTGAGTTAAATGTGAAAGATACATAAGTAAGCAATTAATGAATAGTAAGTTGAACTGATTGATGGATACTTTGTGACTCCTGATTCTAGATTTGTCTCTTTCAGGTATGCCTTGGTAGATTTTGGTTTGGCACAAGGAACCCCTGATACAAAAATTGAACTTCTCAAAACAGCCCATTCTGAAGACCAGCAGGGAAGTTGCCCGCAAAATAATCCCACCATAGCTTTGGGAAACGGGGTTTCTGTCGGTGTCGCAGGACCTAAAGAGGCTCAACAGTCAGCCTCGAAAGCAGCTGATAAAAGGTCCAGCTCACTTCCAAAAATACAGAGTAaacaagcaggaggaggaaaggttCTCAGTCTTTTTCATTAATACTGTTTTATGTTTAATGTATTACTTCATCCAACAGGGGGAGATGTAATACTGGAACAAAAGCTGTGCGTGGGTGTCTTGCAGGGCCCTGATGCATGCACAGGATCACAGTTTTCATATCAAAGTGGCTAATTTTATGTACCCCTATTGGCATCATTCATTATCTGTTGGATACAATACAGTGCCGAAGGCTGTATAAAACCCTAGCATGGGTTACTATTTAGACAGccttaaatctttttttaagtgACATTACCATGGAACTCCTTCCCAAGCCAATAATTATTAATGTATGTTTACTTACTTACTTGCATAACAAATGCAGTAGAGATGATGTTCGGATTGTCTTGGGGCACTTCTGAGGTGTGATTTGTTTTGTAAGCATGTTTGCTGTTCTGTCTAGACAGTCTCTTCTTCATCCATGGTAAACTGATGCCTGAAAATGACTTAGCATGcagctgttcttgttttctgtcacttcacaattttttttttgaactgtCAGTATCCAGCTGACTGTGTTAGGTAGGATCTTTATTGTCCTTTTTGTTGGTATTGTAGGAGGATTCTGTGCACCATTCTGCCCAGCGCTCTGTCTTTGGGGAGAGGAATTTCAATGTCTATAGTTCTACATACCAGGAGAACTCAAGTACAAAAGTAAGAAGTATGACTCATCAGTAAGAGCAATCttttacatatttgaaaaattacagaacTGGTTGTTCTGTAAGACTGGACACTACTCCAGGATGATTTGGGACTAGAAGTTTTTGAGCAGATTAAGTGTGTTTTTGCTGAAAGGCtcaaagaatttttcatttctgttttggtcCCTTTTTAAACTCTTAAAAGAACTGGTTATGTAGCCGTCTCCCTAGCTGATCTTGGTTGTATGctaaataaatctttttcctACATGTGTATCTGTGCAACAAAGATACACTTAGCTtgtgaaatgtcatttttttttttttttttactttgcagttGAAACTGGAGATAAAacttgtaataaatatttttctgtattttttgtgctTAGTATTTAATATGGCAAGGGGGAAGCCCCAGCTACATTAAGGCGTTTGGCCAACAGCAATCGTTTTATTGTAGAATTAGACTTAGTACCTGTGTGTTGCTGTGGCATTTcatacacctttttttttattctcacgTTGAACCAAAAGATTTCTTGAAACGTTATACTAACTTGAAAAATACTTGTCTTGTAGCTTCAGAATATCTAAGGTATATTGTTTTTTAGTAAACACTGAAGTATGTTTTccagaggggaaggggagaagatCAGGGTATTTAGAAAGCTCCAGTGTCTGTTTTATAGAGGTGATAATGTTAAAGGTTTGCTGTCTTCTGTTctaaaaaagcagctttttgctCATGAGCACTTGTTCAGTCTGAGTATTTTAGGAACTGGCCTATCTATATGTAAAGGGAAGCTTCTTAAATATGTCACCTTCTCTAAAATATCTATGTTGCAGCTCATAAAACAATCAAAGGTGATAGATGTTTCATCTAGGAAGTTAGTAACAAAGAAGAAGACTATTTCTACCAAAACAGTGAGCAATGgggcagccaggagagctgccaGTGGTTGTCCCTCAAACCTGACCTGTGACTGTTATGCAACGGACAGAGTTTGCAGTGTTTGCCTTTCAAGGTAATTAGCTTTGATAAAGTTGTAAAATTGTCTGCTATGCTGTCAGGCAAGGTCAGAAACTTAGATTTACTGGACAGCTGATTTAGTAGGtgaaaaatagcatttattcTGTGCAACCCTTAAAATGCTGAGTATGctctttttaaacaagaatAATTCATGGAATTCATGAAATAATTGGttcactgctctctgcagcaagATTCAATGTTAAtgaatttctgttgtttttaattatctACATGTGTTGTAGAAGATTACTTAGTTAATTACAACACTTAAAGATGGCAATACATCAATCTGTCATTAGTAGTTATCTAATAGGCCTAAATTAGGCCAGGTTTGGATTCTGGAAATCATGAAATgtggaataaaaaggaaacatgactgttttgtatttgttcatttgaaaaataatgttgaagTTTCAATAACAGACAGGCCAGAGAATCTTAACACAGTTCAACTCCATCCCTTTGCAGCTGTAATCTACTATTGCCATTTATTGACACATTAAGGAACACAGAGTAATGCAGAGAATTCTGCTTTCTAGGCATAGTCATGGAACTGTGGGGTCCCTCTCTTTCCAGCCTGTCAAAATATGGTGATGTCAacttcatttaagaaaaatgaaacataagTAATTTGCCAAACTCAAAAGATAAGTGGCCCATAGAAGGAAGGCACTTTAAGCCACACAAGAAAgctctggaattttttttttgtataatgATAATCCCATACCTCTTagttaataatgaaaattaaattcttttcaACACTCAGAAATAGTGAACATTAGTTTGCTGTGGACTAATACAAAGCCAGAGCATCCACGCTTTAAGAATCTGGTGCATTTTTTGCCTTTGGTTAATGACTCTCAACTTTACAGTTTCCTGTAAAAACAAGCCTTTAGCAAAAGTGATGCTGCTGTTGTTTGAAACTAAAAAAGGTAATTGAGTGAAGTATGCAGTAAGTATTTCTGGGGTATTACTTTATGCtagataataaaatataataatacaATAGATAATATAGCAAGGCTGTTACCTTGTGCAACATAATTTCATGCTAGATAATTATAAGATGCTTTAAACTTACATAAAACTTGAATAAGGCAGGGTTAAGGCTGTTTACACAACTCTCACAAGtatattctaaaaataatactaaGCATTATTATTAGAACTTATTATTAGAAATTATTATCAACTTTTATATTCTAAACATGTTTGTCTCTTGCTATAAGGTGTCAGCAAGTTGCTCCCAGAGCAGGGACACCTGGATTTAGAGCACCAGAAGTATTAACAAAGTGCCCCACTCAGACCACAGGTACTGCACAACAGACTGAAACTAAAGGCTTTCTTCACTTTTTGACCCTTCTCATTTATGTGTATTATGTTGTCTTTTTTATGGGAGAATTTTTGTTTAGATGTGAAATTCATTTTATTATCCCTTCAAAGACTTAACAAGCATTtcctgattttaattaaaagtttacTATTCAGAGTAAAACCAAGTTAGGGATATTTTCCCTGTGTTTGAAATTTGAATATGtctttatt
Above is a window of Falco biarmicus isolate bFalBia1 chromosome 11, bFalBia1.pri, whole genome shotgun sequence DNA encoding:
- the CDC7 gene encoding cell division cycle 7-related protein kinase isoform X1; translated protein: METVLKSHYDEQHPHQAEDFCGKHEQNSKLSAGIKKDIEKLYEAVPQLVNVFKIKEKIGEGTFSSVYLATAQLQTGHEEKMALKHLLPTSHPLRIAAELQCLTVAGGQDNVMGVKYCFRKNDHVVIVMPYLEHESFLDILNSLSFEEVREYMFNLFKALRRIHHFGIVHRDVKPSNFLYNRQLKEYALVDFGLAQGTPDTKIELLKTAHSEDQQGSCPQNNPTIALGNGVSVGVAGPKEAQQSASKAADKRSSSLPKIQSKQAGGGKEDSVHHSAQRSVFGERNFNVYSSTYQENSSTKLIKQSKVIDVSSRKLVTKKKTISTKTVSNGAARRAASGCPSNLTCDCYATDRVCSVCLSRCQQVAPRAGTPGFRAPEVLTKCPTQTTAIDMWSAGIIFLSLLSERYPFYKASDDLTALAQIMTVRGSRETIQAAKTFGKSILCTQVVPAQNLRTLCERLRGTNSSCERSESEVPSQSVNDAALPVTVDNSCAPETLGKKIQHLKSFQEGDGALEMKATDMKGWDQVPDEAYDLLDKLLDLNPATRITAKEALLHPFFKDMRH
- the CDC7 gene encoding cell division cycle 7-related protein kinase isoform X2, whose protein sequence is METVLKSHYDEQHPHQAEDFCGKHEQNSKLSGIKKDIEKLYEAVPQLVNVFKIKEKIGEGTFSSVYLATAQLQTGHEEKMALKHLLPTSHPLRIAAELQCLTVAGGQDNVMGVKYCFRKNDHVVIVMPYLEHESFLDILNSLSFEEVREYMFNLFKALRRIHHFGIVHRDVKPSNFLYNRQLKEYALVDFGLAQGTPDTKIELLKTAHSEDQQGSCPQNNPTIALGNGVSVGVAGPKEAQQSASKAADKRSSSLPKIQSKQAGGGKEDSVHHSAQRSVFGERNFNVYSSTYQENSSTKLIKQSKVIDVSSRKLVTKKKTISTKTVSNGAARRAASGCPSNLTCDCYATDRVCSVCLSRCQQVAPRAGTPGFRAPEVLTKCPTQTTAIDMWSAGIIFLSLLSERYPFYKASDDLTALAQIMTVRGSRETIQAAKTFGKSILCTQVVPAQNLRTLCERLRGTNSSCERSESEVPSQSVNDAALPVTVDNSCAPETLGKKIQHLKSFQEGDGALEMKATDMKGWDQVPDEAYDLLDKLLDLNPATRITAKEALLHPFFKDMRH